The Cyprinus carpio isolate SPL01 unplaced genomic scaffold, ASM1834038v1 S000000168, whole genome shotgun sequence genome has a window encoding:
- the LOC122142798 gene encoding protein NLRC3-like produces the protein MILKLGKLAFQQLVKGNLIFYNEDLRECGIDVTEALVYSGLCTQIFREELGLYQGKVFCFVHLSIQEHLAALYAHFSCTNKKINVFGEPKQSLLSKIFNWKKYDLLSELHQRAVDEALRSKNGHLDLFVHFLLGLSVKSNQTLLRKLLTQTRSCSYNIKNTVQCIKQKIKENRSPEKFINLFHCLNELGDDSLMQEIQDYLKSGKKGKAKLSSSQWSALVYVLLTSEQKMDLFDLKQFIRAQHTADEVLQNLLPVVKESRSVRVCGCKSHCSVL, from the coding sequence atgatcctcaaactggggaaactggcttttcagcagcttgtgaaaggTAACCTGATCTTCTATAATgaagacctgagagagtgtggcattgatgtgacagaagcattagtgtactcaggattgtgcactcagatcttcagagaggagttgggcttgtatcaggggaaagtcttctgctttgttcatctgagcattcaggaacatctagcagctctGTATGCACATTTCTcctgtacaaacaaaaaaatcaatgtgtttggCGAACCGAAACAAAGTCTGTTGTCTAAGATTTTTAACTGGaagaaatatgatttattatctGAGCTGCATCAGAGAGCTGTGGATGAGGCTTTACGGAGTAAgaatggacatctggatcttttCGTACATTTTCTTCTGGGTCTCTCAGTGAAGTCCAATCAGACTCTCTTACGGAAACTACTAACACAGACAAGAAGCTGCTCCTACAACATAAAGAATACAGTTCAGTGCATCAAACAGAAGATCAAAGAGAATCGCTCTCCAGAGAAATTCATCAATTTGTTCCACTGTCTGAACGAACTGGGTGATGATTCACTGATGCAGGAGATCCAAGATTATCTgaaatctggaaaaaaaggaaaagccaAACTCTCCTCTTCACAGTGGTCAGCTCTGGTTTATGTGTTGCTGACATCAGAGCAGAAGATGgatttgtttgatctgaaacagTTTATTAGAGCACAACACACAGCAGATGAAGTTCTTCAGAATCTGTTACCTGTGGTtaaagaatccagatcagttcG